Proteins encoded by one window of Acidimicrobiales bacterium:
- a CDS encoding NAD(P)/FAD-dependent oxidoreductase, with product MSDRFDVVVVGARCAGSPLAIQLARAGLRVAVVDRARFPSDTPSTHFFQTEGIASLDRLGVLDRVAATGAPYVLQADMRVEDIHKLVPWPTRSGDPGGALAVRRPVLDTILVEAAQEAGAEVRCGARVTNLVREAGRVKGVRVGSDGQESELHADLVVGADGRGSTVGSLVGARFYNVTHGERFFYWAYFEGTRPEPKNTTWFHRWEDDLMIGFPCDDGTFLVGIGPPSDRLAEFSADVEKSFESYLGRCEPLEAIVGAPGVKRIGRFHRMTNVDGYLRESAGPGWALVGDAGHFKDPTPAQGISDALRQVDRLAPAIIDGLAGQQPLDAALHDWWRWRDDDAAEHHWFATDLGAAGRVPVSFVEALRKVTTNPEETRKFLDLFNHRTKPSEFLTPKVIGTATLRLLKRGQPTRSEVLREFWRLLSDNQRRVKLNKRPAYAGPSGLIDSYPEADLAPEPG from the coding sequence ATGTCCGATCGGTTCGACGTAGTTGTTGTAGGGGCCCGTTGCGCCGGCTCGCCGCTGGCGATCCAGTTGGCCCGGGCAGGATTGCGGGTGGCGGTGGTCGACCGCGCGAGGTTCCCTAGCGACACGCCGTCAACGCACTTCTTCCAGACGGAGGGGATAGCTTCTCTCGACCGGCTAGGGGTCCTTGACCGGGTTGCCGCTACCGGCGCCCCGTACGTCTTGCAGGCGGACATGCGGGTGGAAGACATTCACAAGCTCGTGCCGTGGCCCACCCGAAGCGGCGATCCCGGTGGAGCTCTGGCTGTGCGCCGCCCGGTCCTTGACACCATCTTGGTGGAGGCGGCGCAAGAGGCCGGAGCCGAGGTGCGATGTGGCGCCCGGGTGACCAATCTCGTGCGAGAGGCCGGCAGGGTGAAGGGGGTTCGGGTCGGCAGCGACGGGCAGGAGTCCGAACTGCATGCCGATTTGGTGGTCGGGGCGGACGGTCGCGGGTCCACTGTCGGCTCTCTGGTCGGCGCGCGTTTTTACAACGTCACCCACGGGGAGCGTTTCTTCTACTGGGCCTACTTCGAAGGCACCCGGCCCGAACCCAAAAACACCACCTGGTTCCATCGGTGGGAAGACGACCTGATGATCGGGTTCCCCTGCGACGACGGAACGTTCCTGGTCGGTATCGGCCCACCGTCGGATCGTCTCGCCGAGTTCAGCGCCGACGTAGAGAAGAGCTTCGAGAGCTATCTCGGTCGTTGCGAACCGCTGGAGGCGATTGTTGGCGCGCCGGGCGTCAAACGGATCGGACGTTTTCATCGAATGACCAACGTCGACGGCTACCTCCGCGAATCGGCGGGTCCCGGATGGGCTCTGGTTGGAGACGCCGGCCATTTCAAGGATCCCACCCCGGCTCAGGGCATCAGCGACGCGCTCCGTCAAGTGGACCGGCTGGCCCCAGCGATCATCGATGGCCTCGCCGGACAGCAACCGTTAGACGCCGCACTGCATGACTGGTGGCGGTGGCGCGACGATGACGCCGCAGAGCATCATTGGTTCGCCACCGATCTAGGCGCGGCCGGCCGAGTTCCGGTGTCGTTCGTGGAGGCGCTGCGCAAAGTCACGACCAACCCGGAGGAGACCCGAAAGTTCCTCGACCTGTTCAACCATCGGACCAAGCCATCGGAGTTTCTTACGCCAAAGGTCATCGGCACGGCAACCCTTCGGCTGCTCAAGCGCGGGCAACCCACCCGAAGCGAGGTCCTGCGCGAGTTCTGGCGCCTGCTCAGCGACAATCAGCGGCGAGTCAAACTCAACAAGCGGCCAGCGTACGCTGGACCCTCCGGCCTCATCGACAGCTACCCGGAGGCGGACCTGGCCCCCGAACCGGGTTGA
- a CDS encoding VTT domain-containing protein: protein MSNSLLGAVTAATGTLGGAGAIGGLGLLVPMEAGIPIPIPFDLVALAIGTRVSAGDIPLWAAVVGFEGVALIGTALLYLVARGPGHAFVERVGPHVGLSSARLDRAKRLLERRGRVALAVGRGTPGLRTLTVVAAGGSGMSFARAFPALVLGSSVFLQLHLFLGYFLGSSARHVLRSATGPAIAALAAILAAAVLFWFVRRGRRHGSGGLLEAACPACLALAYVSERQPDLPALDKTRSETADN, encoded by the coding sequence GTGAGTAACTCGTTGCTCGGCGCCGTGACGGCTGCGACCGGCACTTTGGGTGGCGCCGGAGCCATCGGCGGTCTGGGACTTCTGGTCCCGATGGAAGCGGGTATTCCCATTCCGATTCCCTTCGACTTGGTCGCGTTGGCGATTGGGACTCGAGTCAGCGCGGGTGACATCCCTCTTTGGGCAGCGGTCGTCGGATTCGAAGGCGTGGCCCTAATAGGAACTGCCTTGCTGTATTTGGTGGCCCGCGGGCCGGGTCATGCGTTCGTAGAGCGGGTTGGGCCGCACGTCGGACTGAGCTCAGCCCGGTTGGACCGAGCCAAACGGCTACTCGAACGGCGTGGACGGGTGGCGCTTGCTGTCGGCAGAGGCACTCCTGGGCTGCGCACCTTGACCGTGGTCGCGGCGGGGGGATCGGGGATGTCGTTTGCCCGGGCGTTTCCGGCTCTGGTTCTCGGTAGCAGTGTCTTTTTGCAGCTCCACCTGTTCCTGGGCTATTTCCTCGGGTCCTCAGCCCGGCACGTCCTTCGATCGGCGACCGGGCCGGCGATCGCTGCTCTCGCTGCCATCCTGGCCGCGGCGGTGTTGTTCTGGTTCGTTCGCCGCGGCCGCCGCCATGGAAGCGGCGGGTTGCTCGAAGCTGCATGCCCGGCCTGCTTGGCCCTGGCCTATGTCAGCGAACGTCAACCAGACCTACCCGCCCTGGACAAGACCAGGAGCGAAACCGCCGACAACTGA
- a CDS encoding class I SAM-dependent methyltransferase, giving the protein MSMIASQFGRPRGPLGRLVGRIMAKSNASFSVWVVGEIETAYPTEASRIVELGSGPGVGLQETLRLFPNAQVWGIDPSREMLSQARKRNASAINRGRLNLIHGDPGSLESLGPVDIIFANHVLYFWHEPVKELRRLRQAVRNGGLVALGYQLKGNMPTMAQTQFPRLGHVLYATESDVEALYRDAGFGSVIHRVKGSTEKPEGRLTFALTE; this is encoded by the coding sequence ATGAGCATGATCGCGAGTCAGTTCGGACGGCCTCGCGGCCCGCTCGGACGGCTAGTCGGTCGGATTATGGCGAAGAGCAACGCCTCGTTCAGCGTGTGGGTCGTTGGCGAAATCGAAACGGCTTACCCGACTGAGGCCTCGCGGATCGTCGAGCTTGGTTCAGGTCCAGGGGTAGGGCTGCAGGAAACTTTGCGCTTGTTCCCGAATGCACAGGTCTGGGGCATCGATCCGTCGCGCGAGATGCTGTCCCAGGCGCGCAAGCGGAACGCCTCGGCGATCAACAGAGGTCGGCTCAATCTCATTCATGGCGACCCAGGCTCGCTCGAATCTTTGGGGCCAGTTGACATCATCTTCGCTAATCATGTTCTGTACTTTTGGCATGAACCTGTAAAGGAACTCCGACGACTGAGACAGGCAGTGCGGAACGGTGGTCTGGTCGCTCTTGGCTATCAGCTAAAGGGGAATATGCCGACGATGGCCCAAACACAGTTCCCACGCTTGGGTCACGTCCTGTACGCGACAGAAAGCGATGTGGAGGCGCTGTATCGGGATGCTGGCTTCGGATCCGTTATCCACCGTGTCAAGGGCTCGACTGAGAAGCCGGAAGGGCGACTCACCTTCGCGCTGACCGAGTAA
- a CDS encoding nitronate monooxygenase yields the protein MTFATSYTSLVGCRVPIQQAPMGSVSTPELAVAVADAGGVGSITALGAPAEVLDGMVANMVARTSGALAVNFLTEQIDRDALAAAASRVRVIDFFWSQPDSALVEVAHQGGALACWQVGSLEEALAAVEAGCDIVVAQGTEAGGHVWGQTSLRPLLESILARVEVPVLAAGGIGSAATFRAVMEAGAAGARIGTRFVATVESGAHPDYKQAIVKATVDSTEITDAFSVCPLCAVLPRARVLRSCIHALSQLPGDTVGETVLGGQTITLAKGHGLPPGSAARGHIQAMAMYAGESAADVHDIVPVQEIIESWWPDRLSR from the coding sequence ATGACCTTCGCTACCTCGTACACGTCGCTGGTGGGATGCCGGGTGCCGATTCAGCAGGCGCCGATGGGTTCGGTGTCTACCCCCGAGCTGGCCGTCGCTGTCGCCGATGCCGGTGGTGTCGGGAGCATTACGGCTCTGGGCGCACCGGCCGAAGTTCTGGACGGGATGGTGGCGAACATGGTCGCCCGAACCAGCGGGGCGCTAGCCGTTAACTTCCTTACCGAACAGATCGACCGGGACGCGCTAGCGGCGGCTGCCTCTCGGGTCCGGGTTATCGACTTCTTCTGGTCCCAGCCCGACTCGGCCCTTGTGGAGGTCGCTCACCAAGGCGGTGCTTTGGCGTGCTGGCAGGTGGGCTCTTTAGAGGAGGCCTTGGCGGCAGTCGAGGCAGGGTGCGACATCGTGGTGGCTCAGGGGACTGAGGCGGGCGGTCACGTGTGGGGCCAGACCTCACTGCGGCCCCTATTGGAGTCGATACTGGCCAGGGTCGAGGTTCCAGTCCTGGCCGCCGGGGGAATCGGTAGCGCCGCCACTTTTCGCGCCGTGATGGAGGCTGGGGCAGCGGGGGCAAGGATAGGCACCCGCTTTGTTGCGACCGTTGAGTCAGGAGCGCACCCGGACTACAAGCAGGCCATCGTCAAGGCAACAGTGGACTCGACCGAGATCACTGACGCGTTCTCCGTGTGCCCGCTGTGCGCGGTGCTGCCCCGGGCGCGGGTCCTGCGATCATGCATCCACGCGCTAAGCCAGTTACCAGGCGACACGGTCGGCGAGACCGTGCTCGGTGGGCAAACCATCACGTTGGCCAAGGGCCATGGTCTTCCGCCAGGGTCGGCCGCGAGAGGCCACATCCAGGCGATGGCCATGTACGCGGGGGAATCCGCCGCCGACGTTCATGACATCGTGCCGGTTCAGGAAATCATCGAATCGTGGTGGCCCGACCGCCTCAGTCGGTGA
- a CDS encoding adenylate/guanylate cyclase domain-containing protein, producing MGEEPKVRYAKSTDGYIAYEVLGEGPFDLLRVMAGSGISIDSIADEPHWSRFDARLASFARLIRFDRRGVGLSDGPSLASPLTIEQNVADAMAVLDAVGSARAAIFGHSLGGAAAMMLCATFPERASHLVLWHGKARACWAPDYAWAPQRSDQESWMDAFFDPGSPDGVERAASLMVADPRIRAWWARAHRQAAGPEATRAQHQSILDTDVRSVLSTIAAPTLVLCRPNARVVNPADSRYLAEHIPGARYVELAGTDEFYFAGDADAVVDEIEEFLTGARTTNPVADRVLTTVLFSDIVASTRATAALGDRAWRDRLDAHDAMVRRQLERFGGREIKTTGDGFLTTFDGPARAIHCGCAIRDGARRLGLEVRVGVHTGEVERRGEDIGGITVHLGQRVCASAQANEVLVSSTVKDLSAGSGIEFEDRGEHELKGLPGSWRLLAVVS from the coding sequence GTGGGTGAGGAGCCGAAGGTCCGGTACGCGAAGTCCACTGATGGATACATCGCGTATGAGGTTTTGGGGGAGGGTCCATTCGATCTGCTGCGGGTCATGGCGGGCTCCGGGATCTCGATCGACTCGATCGCCGATGAGCCGCACTGGAGCCGGTTCGACGCCCGTCTGGCGTCGTTCGCACGACTTATCCGTTTCGATCGGCGTGGCGTCGGCCTGTCGGACGGGCCCTCGTTGGCGAGCCCGCTGACGATTGAACAGAACGTCGCCGACGCTATGGCGGTTCTGGATGCGGTCGGATCGGCGAGGGCGGCCATCTTCGGCCACTCGCTGGGTGGGGCGGCGGCGATGATGTTGTGCGCCACGTTCCCCGAGCGGGCGTCGCATCTAGTGCTTTGGCACGGAAAGGCGCGCGCCTGTTGGGCTCCCGACTATGCCTGGGCGCCCCAGCGTTCTGACCAAGAGTCCTGGATGGACGCGTTTTTCGACCCAGGCTCTCCGGACGGCGTCGAGAGGGCGGCGAGCCTCATGGTTGCCGATCCGCGGATCCGGGCTTGGTGGGCGCGTGCTCATCGCCAAGCCGCCGGCCCCGAGGCCACACGGGCCCAGCACCAAAGCATCCTCGACACCGACGTACGCTCCGTGCTATCCACAATCGCCGCTCCAACACTGGTGCTGTGCCGCCCCAACGCCCGGGTGGTCAATCCAGCCGACAGCCGCTACCTGGCCGAGCACATCCCCGGCGCCCGCTACGTCGAGCTTGCCGGGACCGATGAGTTCTACTTCGCGGGAGACGCAGACGCCGTCGTCGATGAGATCGAGGAGTTCCTGACCGGAGCGCGCACCACGAACCCAGTCGCCGATCGGGTGCTCACGACGGTGCTGTTCAGCGACATCGTTGCATCGACCCGAGCCACCGCTGCCCTGGGTGACCGCGCTTGGCGGGATCGTCTCGACGCGCACGACGCGATGGTCCGCCGCCAGCTGGAGCGGTTCGGCGGGCGAGAGATCAAAACTACTGGCGACGGTTTTCTTACCACCTTCGATGGTCCTGCCCGCGCCATCCATTGCGGCTGCGCCATACGAGACGGCGCGCGACGTCTCGGCCTTGAGGTTCGAGTCGGCGTCCATACCGGCGAAGTCGAGCGTCGCGGCGAGGACATTGGAGGCATCACGGTGCACTTAGGCCAGCGAGTATGTGCGTCCGCACAAGCCAACGAAGTTCTCGTATCCTCGACTGTCAAGGACCTCAGCGCCGGCTCCGGCATCGAGTTCGAAGACCGCGGTGAACACGAACTAAAAGGCTTGCCGGGATCTTGGCGCCTACTCGCCGTGGTGAGTTGA
- a CDS encoding VOC family protein has translation MGLEWEQTIIDARDPAALGRWWQQALGWVAVNEDPGEFEIRPAADRLPGLLFVAVPEPKTVKNRLHLDFRPDDRDAEVERMLALGATRADIGQGEESWVVLADPEGNEFCILRSRRQI, from the coding sequence ATGGGCTTGGAGTGGGAACAGACGATTATTGACGCACGAGATCCGGCTGCTCTCGGACGCTGGTGGCAGCAGGCACTCGGATGGGTGGCTGTGAATGAGGATCCGGGCGAGTTTGAGATCCGACCAGCAGCAGACCGACTCCCGGGGTTGCTCTTCGTCGCGGTCCCTGAGCCCAAGACAGTCAAGAATCGACTGCACCTCGATTTCCGCCCCGACGATAGGGACGCAGAGGTTGAGCGGATGCTCGCACTTGGCGCGACCCGGGCAGACATAGGTCAGGGAGAAGAGTCATGGGTTGTCCTCGCCGATCCGGAGGGCAACGAGTTCTGCATCCTCAGGTCCCGCCGTCAGATCTGA